The genomic window gacgtcgccatgcaattcctggtgcatagaaatatggtacgggtgcaatcgatgttgatgtgactttctcaacaccgacgtttttgagattcccaattctcgcgcaatttcttcgctactgatgtgcggattagccgcgacagcagctaaaacacctacttgggcatcatcgtttgttgcaggtcgcggttgacgtttcaaatgtggcggaacacttcctgtttccttaaataacgttaactatccggcgaacggtccggacacttggatgatgtcgtccaggataccgagcagcatacatagcacacgtccgttgggcattttgatcacaatagccatacatcaagacgacagcgaccttttccgcaattggtaaacggtccattttaacacgggtaatgtatcacgaagcaaataccgtccgcactgtcggaatggttttttttgttttttttgttttttgtttgtttgtggtggtgctgaagtctgatcaacttcgttgatttttacttctgtagggaatggaaggggtaaaaattttctctttatttatttattcttctttcagctgtagtttgggcacacagaagggtcctttaactcgctgcttttggtgtgtgtttgaaaacatgtgtgtagaagtgctaaaggacgatatgtccttaaattatggagaattacgtagggatatcatttacggaggctcaaatactatcgccttcggtactttatatttgttgttgcgtaagggttctaccgcacctactgtggtgagttgtggtgtactgtcacgtatcatgtccaacttccgaaataaggttcgtgccttctccttgaccttgtctgagaggtaagattcgcttaaggctcgatgaatgtcatgatttcggatccactattgggctcctgtgatccatcgtaggcatctgctttgtacaacctgtaacttcttgtagttagtggcacacgtagtaccccaagaggtcgatccatacaaaatagatggttcgactgtggcatggtacaactggagtttcgtgcgttggctgaggtatgagctcttcagaaaagggaggagagctcccagcattttgaggccagacgtcttcttctccataatgtgatgactatacaacagtttggcgtcgagatgcactcccaggtattttacagttgatgcccaggggagtggctggtctgatatccgcaggcggtcattgacgatgggtctccgacgtgtgaagacaataactttggttttttctgcattgaccgttatttcgttcatgtgggtccagtggtccactgaATCTAGTtagcgctgcatccgtgtgacgaggtggtccattctggtgcctgcagtcacgagcgctgtgtcgtcggcatagaaactggcagtaacatgtggcaccgtcgggaggtcgttaatatataaattaaacagcagtggagagatgaccgatccttgtggaagtccttcaaggacaggccgtgttgttgaattcttgtcatctatgcgaacatataatctgcgatcctgaagaaaattgtcaagaagttttaaatagcagtctggtaggggagtggtacgtcggagcttgacgatcaagttgcgtcgccatactttatcgtaagccttctctatatcgagaaagactccaatagtatgtcgtttgtcggaatgttacgtgataccacgtacttatacgtttgtgtctattacagcgccatctatcacaaagcgaaaaaagtggtccaactaaaacattcatatttctttacgtactacacgaatatgtaataaaaaatgggggttcctgtttaaaaagcgCATTTGATATTCATTTGAccgatggcagcaccatctagcgggccaaccatagcgccatctgctttcccccttcaagctagacaaatttcgttcattgtagttttttcgtttgccgcttatttcgtgatatatttggcccggtcgcgataaatggaccaccatgtatgtatccgtcaaaatgtttattacattttaAGCCGAGGCGACGACTTCTTATCGATTCTTCCCTGCCTTCCGTAGTTGTGTGTGTCTAGTGCGTTACacgtgcctgtgtgagaagcaacATCTCTGGCGGTGCATCGaggaggcggcagcggcggcggtggcgaaGATCGGAGGGAGCCGGTACGATAAAGATAAGTTAACAGCTGGGTATGGCGAAACAGGACGAACAGCGCCTTCACTACCAGCGGAAGCTATATTTCTCCAGTGTTCGTTTTGGTCACGGCCTTAGCGTTTGTTGCCTGCTGCAATGTTTGGGGGGAAGGAGTCCGGTTACATGAATTCCATTAGTCTTTATGTCCGTTGATTTGTGAATCAGGTGACTGACTGCTGTGCGCGGCTGAGTATTTAATGCTGCCCGGACAAAATTCAACTTGCCTTCGCCTTTTGCACCCTTCAACCACAGTGGTCGTAATACGAGAGCTTCTGGCTTTGCCTGATCTCGCTGGCTTCCTAAAGGGCTGATTTTAATGTGATTACTGATTGAGCTCCTTCCTTTTATTTATTGGTACTTTTTATTAACTGTATATTTGTGCCTTTTAGTTCCTCTATAATTGTGGTATTCTGCGTTATTTATTGCAAGTGAAATTGGGCCGCTTGAGTTCAGTTGCAGTGGCCGAAGGCAGTTATGCAACTATTGTTATTTATGCTTTTGTTGTACTGGTGGATTCTGTGAAGGTTGTCCTGTTTCTTCATAAGATTATTGTTAATTGAAGTTTAGCCCTTTAGGATTCGTTAAATAATTTTTTGCTGTAACGGTGTCTGAGTTTTCTTATGGCTGGTTCCTTGAAATTCTGATTGAACTGAAATGTTTAATTAGCCATATGTACACCTGAGTCTAAAGTCAATTAAATTTACTGGCTTTTTTTTGCTGCTGGTTATTTTAGCAGttggctttttatttatttatttatgggggAGTGGATTTAAACCTTGTATGTCTAACACACATGCAAATTGTGTTATAGATTCCTTGCTTAATATGTTGCATAAGCGTCTAATAGGCGTTAAAATCTGTTTAGTTCCAGTTCTGTAGTGGTAAGTTCTTTCTTTCTACACGCCAACATACGGCTCGGTGGCATGAAAGTTATCGGCTGTATTTGTTCGCTGAGCCTCTGATTATAACTGAGTAGCAAGttgattaaagcttgaggctgccCTTTAATTCTCGTGCTCTTTCTTGAGTAGGGATCTTTGTTACGAGAGTTAAAGGTAAGTtgctactctttggtatgttcttgtaaggGATTCATTTATAATTCTTAAAACGCTTATTTGGCCCTCACTAATTTAGTGCCTTTTGTTAGCAGCACTAACTTGCCTCAGCTTGCGGCGGATTTCTGTACACCTCAACGGCGCAGGCACTTGTTGATcaaaaggtgcgtttacactgcgatttgtatcggcacatgtatgagatacatgtatatgcgactttgcgacatgtatcgcgacttgtatgagttgacaagtatcaatttcatacatgtatgagcgtgcgtttacactgatttgtatcactgtgcgatggcttccgacgacgatttggaatatttcacatttttatgtgctggtacacttgctcttttggaagatgataggaagaaaaggcggaggaagcgtaggtggtggcagagagagtttcttcgcaaacgcgctactcacggagcttacgcaatgctcgttcaggaattaacgctagaggatggcgcatattttagaaattgtgttaggatgagtatggaggatttccgcggtttgctatctcttgttgctcctcttgtgtccaaaaccaacacaacctttcgggaagcgattccaccagaggatcagttggcagtaacactccgttttttggccactggggattccttttcgacgttaatgtatctgcatagaatatcaaaaagtgccatatgcaacattattcttcgtgtttgcgaggccattgtgcaagttttatcccaagaagtgaaggtaaaagtttatatatatatatatatatatatatatatatatatatatatatataatacattatataatgtatgtaatacattatataatgtatgtaatacattatataattttttcatgcatctggcacgtatatcagttttttactattattccggcggcctcgcgtgataatgttgacaacggatgctaatgccgacaatcgtgtgtgagacgttggcattagcaatcgcgcgacaatgcaaatgttttgtcatgaaatcttcgttttacgagggcaaTTTTTTTAACGAGAGGACGAGGGTACATACAAGTAACTGTCAACCAggaacagcagcacaaattttctaccgcgccgttgatgttgccaacataaccacgtgaggatgctggaataggaactaaaattttaacggcacatacattttgcagcataaatttctcaaattttgctgaaatgggTTAGCTTTTAGTTCTTTGGATCGACTGACATGCTTCACAGTAATACAGTATCACAATTTCTGAGGACACTTTCTTCACAGTAAAGATatccaacaacattaatttgtatttagttttattaagtagtacttgacagcacattacatgcatatttcaacattaatacatgtttttaaagaatacataaattatgatgcatttgcatctattagttcatcgtttgcctcctgcaaacatctgtatattccgttctcaagtcttgccataattctagtatggccattttcataaagaaatctgagcttattggcgaccaagtcacccaagtgggtaaactggtccctttttctgcctgctaaattgtcgccaacttttcttaaggtctgtaaaagaccttctcggtcttcatccaggtctctcctggctctcttcagtgcacttgatctaccacttccactcggagtggtacagggtgacacggttgcacatccactttcatgtggaggcacagagatgactggagtggtttccacttccacaatgtcTTCTGGGGGCGTGGCAAATGTCACCTACTCCATTTCTGTGACATCGAAAGGGAAACTAatgcttccttctccttctccttcaccatctccttctgtggctggggcttccatgacctttaaaatacataacacatttctaaggcaaagtgagctatatgttatacatacattataatcaaagtatcttaatatatttagaatttttttgagtgtccatgcgtaaattaaattaaaagagtaacaattttctttccagcttcctgctactgcagaggaatggctgaaaattgccaaagaatatgaagaaaaatggaatttccccaggtgtttgggagctatagatgggaggcacattgacattgtggcaccacccaacagtggaacagtttattttaattataaagagcgcttcagcattgttttgctagcaattgctgatgctaattatagaataatttacgctgatgttggcacgctggggaggatttcagatggtggtgtccttaaagacaccacattttacaaaatgttagaaaccaaaactctaaatataccaccatcaactcctcttcctggtaggagcaagcctgttccatatgttttcgtcgctgacgaagcctttggcctagaggaaaatattgtgaaaccaTTTCCAGGTCTGCATGAAAAAAATAGTTGGCAACGTATTTTTAACTATAGAGCATGCAGGGCAAGAATAGTAATAGAAAATGTATTTGGGATTATAAGTGCTATTTACAGagtgctgaggaagcaaatgcttctcagtccggaaaaggctacagtggtggcactagcctgtgtttatttacataattttcttcaaaacagaaaatctcaaagttatcgtccagcaggaacatacgacggagagggagatgatggcaacgtaatacctgggtcctggagggacacccctactgtgctggagccactgcccagaactggccgaagaacttcattgctgaatgacaacagaagagaatatgctgaatacttctgcagtattcagggctccatcccatggcagtatggaaaataagttccacatcattgttaaatgatgacATAAAGTAATAAGCTCtattcttctgcagtattcaggactTCACACCATATCAGTATGGAGAATCatgtttttcagtgaaattgtaaatattcacattatgtaaagcattagcacgaaaaaatgttgccaaatatatgattaataaaataatgtaacaaatttacttactggtactacttcatgtgtgctcctatgagagagtggtttgtaattgtctgttatgaactgcatactttcaaaagcataccatgaagtgtggtacacattgcttgtagcacttccagttcctttgctgctctTCCTTTCCGATAACTCGCGACTATATTGGCTTTTTAAATTATGCCACTTGTCCTCAcattccttggttcaaatggctctgagcactatgggactcaactgctgtggttatcagtcccctagaacttagaactacttaaacctaactaacctaaggacatcacacacatccatgcccgaggcaggattcgaacctgcgaccgtagcagtcccacggttccggactgcgcgcctagaaccgcgagaccaccgcggccggctcacattccttccttgacacgttaaatgccttggcaatttcctcccactcgtcgtaccttttctgagtgttcttatagtctcctagtttcacatcccatatacagggaggcctgcgcactgcctctataaaatgcagtgtattttgttttgaccaagaagtcatggcaaattttaaagtattacacgcgggcacaacacacgacacaatacacaaataactacacaacaaacgacagtcggcacctccaaaactcaaacagccgccaaatagcctggtactacgcatgcgctaatcgtcaaaataagcggcaggcgacaagacgacaggaaatgatagtactgcgcatgcgcgagttcttaaaatgtcgctcatacatgtcgcgtatatggccaaaaagcgatatacaaaatgtatacgtgacatgtatgagctcgagggtccgcatacaagttccgtgaatttttttatgaggtgatgtatcgcgacatgtcaaattgacatgtcgctcatacatgtcgcgatacatgtatcccagtgtaaacgtaccttgacatgtcgctcatacatgtcgcgatacatgtatcccagtgtaaacgtacctttacgcGCCTCCTTGTTGTTTGTTGATTTGTGTCGTGCCACGGACGACCGGCCTAAGCCCAGTACTTCACGCCGTCTGTTggaacgaacaacttcagttcaagtTCTGTTATGTATTTTGCGCCCGGTATTCTTATTGAAAATTGTAACCTTTCCCTCACAACGTCTTACTTATTAGAGTAAGTAAGTGTATGTACCAGGTTTCTCTCAAGCAATAGGGATCCATAGTTTATTTaaaagtgtttcttttaactggctTTAGCCTGAGCTGCCAATGTACTGCTTTCACCTCGTATGCACTAGAGGCACTTTGGtgttacttacttaaaaaaaaaaagttacaggaaagagggagggggaaTATTTTGCTTTAACTGTATATTCGCTTCTTTTCTTTGTATAAGGAACTGTTAATGTTACTATGAAATAGCTTACGGCCTTTCATGAAACTACTGATTCCACTATAAACTGCAGCAGTTTCTGCGATTAGGAACATAACTTGGTCGAGTGCAGTCTGAATGTGGGACTACACCCGAGGCCTCATTTTTACCATTTTCTTATGTGAAATGCTACTGTTCTTTATTCCGTATATATCTCTGCTATACATTTTCCAAATATTTGCCCTTTAATTGTTGTTTGTTAAGGGGGAGTCTGATCATTATGTGTTTaatgttatttgttattatttGAATAAATGTAATCAAACGACAAATAACATTAATACTTGGGGTTGCTTAATCACGCTTCTTTCACTTCCCATCCTCTGTAAAGCTGTTATCAGAACTGAAcgttctgtcaaaatttcagaggAACCGGTTAAGGACGTTCGGACactaacgattt from Schistocerca nitens isolate TAMUIC-IGC-003100 chromosome 5, iqSchNite1.1, whole genome shotgun sequence includes these protein-coding regions:
- the LOC126260024 gene encoding putative nuclease HARBI1, whose product is MRLPATAEEWLKIAKEYEEKWNFPRCLGAIDGRHIDIVAPPNSGTVYFNYKERFSIVLLAIADANYRIIYADVGTLGRISDGGVLKDTTFYKMLETKTLNIPPSTPLPGRSKPVPYVFVADEAFGLEENIVKPFPGLHEKNSWQRIFNYRACRARIVIENVFGIISAIYRVLRKQMLLSPEKATVVALACVYLHNFLQNRKSQSYRPAGTYDGEGDDGNVIPGSWRDTPTVLEPLPRTGRRTSLLNDNRREYAEYFCSIQGSIPWQYGK